ACATGTTGCTGTTGTGAGGTTTTTAGATCATCACATCATCAAGTCCTGCCAAACACTGTACGGTACCTTGTGGTCTATATAGCCAGATAGTGGACACTTGAGAGATTCGTGAGAGAACCTGAAGGTGTTAGTAGACTGAGATCAATGTAAGATTGTCTTTGACTGACAGTTGAAGTTAtcccttgtctttttttaatccttacAATGACCTTGTAGTGACTCCTTATCTTTTCTCTGCACTCAGTGCACACAAACATTACAGTGTAGCTGCCATTTGCACAGCTGTGTGGCTCTGGATTCCAGCCATTGTCTATCAgcccacacagcacacaacccatcacacacacacacacacacacacacacacacacacatataattgttctatatatatatatattatttatagtgcCAAATCATAACATTAGCTATCTCAACCAGAATCATTGAGAGCAGCCACAGTCTAAAGGTCAACTGGCAGCATTAGTGTCAGTGTTCAGTTTTTTAGCAGTGAAaagtacagtatactgtataaattACTTTATTCAGATTGTAAtacttcattctaatcccaaccggtcgtcagacaccgcctaccaagagcctgggtctgaccgaggtttctaactaaaaggaagtttttcctcgccactgtcgcactgttgcttgctctggaggaaactactagaactgttgggtccttgtaaattctggagtgtggtctagacctgctctatctgtaaagtgtcttgagataacgcttgttatgaattgatactataaataaaattgaattgaattgaaattattCTAGATGATGCCTACCACAAGGCTTcagaccagagagggagggagagcatATGGAACATCACTCAAGGCTACATAATGAGTGTGGTGAGTGATCCTATAAAAATGGCTATGTCAGTAGAAGCGtgataaattcaattcaattcaatattatttatagtatcaattcataacaagacttatctcaagacactatacagatagacNNNNNNNNNNcagaatttacaaggacccaacagttctagtagtctcctccagagcaagcaacagtgcgaaaaagataaagaaaaagataGATGCTGCTGCTAATAGTATTCTTAACTTAAAGGTACATTATACTTTAGAAATATTCAAAATTATAATGTTTCCTTTGGCGTCATCTCCATCTTTGAAGGCTGAACAGGCCTTTTTTCCAGATTAGAGCAATGGCCCCTCCAAATGCCTGTGCACTTCCCTGTTTGTAACTCTTAGtgtattttgaattttgtcttctACTCAGTACTGACATCCGAttgtaacattaaaaaagtcGTTATTTTTAATGTCCTTATAAATTGGGATAATGCTGATAGGTCAATACACTATAAACTATCAATTATTGTGAAAATGACCACAGGTGTTGTGTCTCCACCCACTGAAGGACCAGTGAGACTTTGTCTCAGAGAAGTGTTTGCAGAACTAAATCATTGATCTGTGTTAATGTACCTTATGGTCCCATATCCCAACGCTGCAGCTGTGTTTTCACAGCTGTTAGTTAGAAAACAGGACTTTATGGGGGCTCAGCGACATAACACCTCCTCTTTCCTGGTACCATCGATACATACCGCTACTGGACTTAGAACTGTGAAGGACTATTTGTCTTCAAAGGCTACACCCTATCAACACGGCTCATGTTTGCTGCCAGCCCCTCCTCAGAGAAAATACCAGTCCACAGACAGCTTTGTTCAGCAGATTCTGATGCCGCTGCAGAAACCTCCATTCAGCTCTCCACCTGTCttgcagcgccctctgctgttAACATGACAGATTAAAAAGAGTTTCATGTTCCAAAGTACTAAAAACAGGACTCTTCAACGTTTTTAGGCCAAGGCCTCTTCAGCTGATAAAGAGATGGAGCAGGAATACCTTACcatatatattgtgtaaaattgaattgcaaattaaactgggcctacaataacgtgtaaggctgcctaaagcctttacacataccttttcgtggtgcatacaatactaagctattaaaataataactattaaaatatttatgtagttatacatcatgttttaagtAAATCCTTATGgctacactaccggtcaaaagtttggggtcacttagaaatttccattgcactgcattatagacagaatcccagctgagatcagttgcattgtttttttaaccagcgcagcagttttcagattacattatgtgctgacatcattgcaaataggtttgccagtgtttctctcagtgtttttctagttagttttttaaaatgatatcagattagtaaacataatgtgcctttggatgattgaatgaatggttggtgataatgggtaatgtagatacactaccggtccaaagttttgggtcacttaaaaatttccataccactccataatagacataataccagctgatctgagtggggggctgatctttaatgcaatatctacattacccattatcagcaaccattcattcaatcatccaaaggctcattatgttcactaatctgatatcatttaaaaaaacttactagaaaaacactggcaaacctatttgcaatgatgtcagcacataatgtaatctgattactgccctggttaaaaaaacaatgcaactgatctcagctggtagtctgtctataatggagtgcaatggaaatttctaagtgaccccaaacttttgaccggtagtgtacgtTATGGCTATGTTATGGCTATCTATCTATGGGctagtaagcctatcatcaatgttgtgtaaattaaaaaacggtttatctttaaaatacaatattttggATTCATGGTAAAGTATATTTCagacatatatatacatgtataagcagtatatacacacacatatatttattttctaacaATAATATGGTGGCACCCCTGCAGCAACTCTGAGGACCCATTGTTGAAGATTTCTGCTATGAAGTATTATAAAACTGCAGTATTTTGACATACAGGATCAGGGTAGTTGTGCTGATTTGGAGAGACTCTTCAGAGAGCTACTGTTGTCAGACCTACAAGAAAGTGTTGTGCTGCTGAGACTACTTTGTAGAGctgaaatgaacaaaaaataaataaagcttccCTTTTTACTAAGCCCTGCTTCCAAACATGTATTGTGTGTGCTGAATCATTTCTTTCCAATTTCTATTAACTTTAaagccaatcacaatcaaaACTACAAATAAGAAGAAGAACGAATAGCACGGGCAGCCACCTGCTGGGCCGTCGAACAACTTTCCAACAGCTGGAATGTTCTATGGACTGGTGCAGGTGAGCAACGGGACACTAAGCAGTGGCACCATTGATATAGAAAATTGTTTATGAGTAGCACAGCCTGAAAGCTGTGGGCACGCCGAGGTGCAGCCGCTATGTTCCCCTCCAGACAGGCAGGGGCAGCACTGCTCTGTTGGCGGAGGGCGCAGAGCCGGTTGCCTGCTGGAAACAGCCAGAAACCACACAGTAAGCAGCTAGCAGGCTAGCGGCTAGCAGCACTTTACGTCTGTGTTGATTAAAGCATCTGGCACATAGGGCTATAAACACTGTGGAAAGTGTTTTTACAGCATAAGATTGGAAGTTAAGTGAAGATGGCTGGCggttttaaagaagaagaagatataTTTGACGATATTCTGCTGGCGGATGAAAGGTGAGTTTTCTGGAATTTGGATGTTGTTGTTTACCCGGGGCACGTGCCCACCGAATTTCGTAATGTCACATGGATATCCGTATTAACGTAGCCCTTTAATATAGCCTTATATAACCTAATAACATAATGTTGGTGATTTGATATGTTTCTGGTTGTTCGCTGTAATGGTCAGACCAACAAGCCCCGACACCCGAGTCTGTGGACTTCGGTAAAGTTAGACATAAATTAGCAGATTCACAAGAGTCGCGGGTTGCGGTTCAATAAATCATATGCGAAACGTTTTCATTAGACAATATGTAGCTGTGTCTAATCGTAGTAAGGTAGACAACAAGCTACAACCAGGTTTTCATCCGAAAGAACCTTCCACAGATGTGTATAAATGAAATGCATCCCTGTACGGAagtaaaggaagtttttcctcgccactgtcgcactgttgcttgctctggaggaaactactggaactgttggNNNNNNNNNNNNNNNNgtaaattctggaatgtggtctagacctactctatctgtaaagtgtctcgagataactcctgttatgaattgatactataaataaaatttaaatttaaattgtaCCGTTCTGCTTTCAGCTTAGTGtctagggaccgtctacaaagtGCTAAACTGAAAGTGGAGACAAAGATCAATTTCAACTTGCTTTAACGCTTCCAAATTCACTCCACACATCTTGGGTCTCCTTCTCAACGTACCGCAATTCCCCAAATAAAAACCTTGacctttatttacctgaactgCACAAGGCTTGTATTTAAAGCAGGCgtgtattatttatatatttattcaatTTGTTTGATAATTACAATTGTTGTAAATATATTGAAAAGCCATAGCATTCCAGTGGGCCGagttaattcattttttaagaaacatttgcaaaaatatccCCATAACAGCCAATAGGGCGACAGAGCAATTTGGTtcagaaataatcaaacaccacCACTGTGTCAGTTTGAAACCTGTACCGGgtaattatttcaaatacaggTACTACGGTATTACTGGTAGATTACAATAAGAGCATACAGTAGTTACACTGAGGGATTTTGGAAGAGCTAGGCTTAATAAGAGTGAAGCTATGACATTCTTTCAccaatgaaaatgtaaatataaataagctGAGCCATCTTTTTTATGGTGACAGGGAGACCTTAGATGTGTGGAGTGAATTTGGAAATGTTACTTTCAATAACAGTAAAGCAGTTGTAATTTTTCTCTATATCCACTTTCAGTTTTGCACTTTGTAGATGGTCCCAAGACGCTCAGTTGAAGCAGAACGCTCACAGGGATGGACTCGGGTTCCGCCAGGAATGGCTTGATTTCTCCTTTCTTGTGTTGcaagaaaacatgtttgttaTGGATTTATTTTGATAAGTTTTCCCGTaacttaaaaaatattgatatcGCAATATttataatcaatattgcaatatcacattttgtcaatatcgtgcaaaCCTACTTGTTGATTGAGCAAATTCACTCGCCACTGCACAAaatcatatatatgtatatatatgcatgcTTGTACGGTCTACGGTCACTGTGTTTTGATGCAACAGTGCATTGATGCAGCATGAGCCTTAGCTccaattgagagagagagagagaagcaatgATTTTGCCCCAACATGTCTACTACTGACAATAACAGCGATGTATCgtctaaaaaaaatcagaaatttACTGTAGGACTACTTTGCCTACAAAGCCATACTCATTACAAACCCACTGACATAAAGAAGCCAAATGGTGCGATAAAACAGTGTTGTGCAAGAAAGGAAACACTTCAAATGTCGCCAAGCACCTCACTAATGGACACCAAGTCCTCTCAAAGAAGTACAAAACACAACAGGTTAGCAAATAAGCTAGATGGCTAGGCAGCTGATAGTGTGGCAGTGAACTGCTGAACATAGTATGGGATGGGCAACGTTAGCGCATCAGTAGCTCAAGCCGCCTAAACATGATAAGCGGCAAAACCAAAGAGGGAGTGAAAGCGCAGTAATGTTATGGAATTGGTTGCGCCTTGAAAGATCAGCATTAACTTAATCTAtgtccttgacgttccacttccgggattgctccagtgtTGCAGGAAACTCAgccagatgcatgtattttgtttttccatccactttctttgtgttggaattttaaattcggTGGGTTTCTGAGGACTAAGGTTAACTgctctctgcaaggtaaatccagacagctgctagactatctgtccagtcggaggactatggttacctggtcctcagatctctgcagggtaaatccagacagctgctagactatctgtccaatctgagttttctctcaccgGACTATTTTGTAGCGGCTCTGTGttgagcttagcaccgcccaaaacagtttggtttaaagaaatgcccataaaccagagcatgtttttcatcCAGTGATGCAGGTGACGCGTTAATCTAATCTGAATACTTTTTTCATTAACAAGTAACGCGTCACtgttttctaaatttttttcagattaaagTTACTTATACAAGTCACTGTGCTTTACTGcagtatttttgtcattttccttatttttattttcgGGGAGTGAAGTCACGTTTGCAACAAGTCACGTTTTCAGCATGAGGACAGTTCATCTGTACACCAAGCAGCAACACAAATGTAAACAAcaatggagggaggagagaaacacacattttctaGCTGGAAATACAGTCACTATCTTAAGTTTGTGTCAGCTAAAGATGGCAATATTAAGGTCCGCTGTACACTCTGTGCTGGTGGTGACAAAGCGCTATCTAGCTACAAAAACACTATGTCAAATTTGAAGAAACATTTGGAGTCGCAGCACTGCAGTCAAACATACAAAGCAAGTCCCAGCACTCCCCACCACCCAAACAACAAAAGTCCGACTTTGGTGCAGAACCAGTAAGTGGGGGAGAATTGAAGAAGTTGGTGGGGCAGTATGTTCATGGCATTATGAACAAGATCCCTACTACTGTCAATGCTGAGCTGACTCACAGTAAACGGGTTGTCATTTTATGTTGAGGTAGCGGGGGTGTTTTCGGCAGCTGCTGACTATAAAATAAAGTAACTTGTAATCtaactttgttacttttaagataatctgtaaagtaactaagttactttttcaaagtgcactgctcccatccccgaatgcgATGTGGAGTAGCCAAACCTTTCCTGAGCGTGCTTTGGAGAAGGATCTGGCAAAGCAAAACTAGTGGTAACTAGGGCAAAAATAAGTTGAACTTTGAGTGCAGCGCACGACGGCAATTCGCAGTGCGTGTCACCAAGGATAGCGCTGCGCCTTGTTGGGCGGCGCCGCTCTCCCTATAAGAAAACAATGGGAAGGCATGTGTATCAATGTTAAGCTTAACCTGTGTCGTCAATAGCATAACAAGCATATTTGAAAATGTGAGtctcaaaacaacaaatgggttattttgtagctttttaaaaaaacagttaaatagcTAAAGCATGGGGCTAGCCTACGGTGCGAACGCGAAATAAACTTGGCATAAAGACTATAAAAACAGGACACATGCTATGTTTACTGTGTACatatgtacagtccctgacaaaagtcttgtcgcttggtACAAATGACCTGAAAtgcgctgaaatatatttctaatcaagatttatttaaagaaatggtcattttaatcccaacagcttttgaataatgtttcagtgaAAAAGAAACTCAAAAAGTATtcatattcacagcttggtaaagcccattgagtcaatttttgcaaagacataagtgttgtcgctgtcatatgagcttcactgTGACTAATAGGATCAATGAGGTCTCAGGTGtggtataaaaacaaccccagtacctAGACCTTcgcatcaactgcaactagacctctgcaacatgcctaagattcaacctggactaaagtttggattatcaagagcTGAAGACCagtccactgctgatgtggcagacaacTTCAATGTGTCTAGTCAAGtacagagataaaaaaaacatttgaaggacatggagatgtttttgacaagcccaggtcaggcgaCCCCGCAAGACAAACTGCCGGagggaccgtttgttggctcgaaaatccaagccAGCCCATTTTCacctgcagcagagctccaccagacctggtcccctgaagtccctgtgtcaccagaacggtttgtcggattctgtctcgaaatggcctccatggtcgaaatCTGTGCCCGAAGCCAGCaataaacaaagacaattgaaaacaacgtgtggcatttgccaaggccacagcctgctaaaaggatggacgtggagaagtggaagaaagtggatttttcagatgaatcttctgtgaATTACACCAACAGTCGCCGCAAAtatgcaggagacctactggagccgccatggatccaagattcaccagaaaacagtgaagttggtggcggaaaaatcaggtctggggttacatccagatGGATGGGGTGTGGGAGAGAtcgcagggtggaaggcaacatcaatagtctcaaataccaagaaatcttagctacctcttatattcccaccataaaagaggccaaattcgcAGCAGGATGTGCTCCCGCATCATTCCAtactccacttcaaagttccaagcgaagaagatcaagatgctccaggatggccggcccagtcacagacatgaacatcattgagcatatgggggtaggatgaaagaggaagcatggaagaccaaaccaaagaatatgatgaactctggggcatgcaagactgctttctagctattcctgatgacagGCGCCACACTTTGTCTGCCATAAATTTGAaccttctgtcttgtttaaataatacatctttttagggaaactatttttttcagtccattgaacatcattgggagggttttagcttttcatatgagctattcttacaccaattgatgaatttaaagtcaggttaatagcaggtgtttctacaaaatagagaagcgacaagacttttgtcagggactgtagatgTTGTGTAGCCtaacatattttgttttaaaaatcattCCCAGATGCCTAGACCTGGCATTACATAAAAACGATTGAAAACCAGTATTGTTTGTCCTGCGGCCTTATTTATAAAAACTCAACATATTTTCTATTCTGAATGATTTCGTGCaccaaaaaataacaacactCTGATTATAACACCATGCGGCGCACAGCTGTACACACTCTTCTCGTTATAAATACGGACATGCGTTACGTTACATGGTCGTGCACAAGCATCACACTCCTCCCAAGGGCGTCCCATACGTGTCCTAATAAggtccatatctatctatcaatcaatcaatcgatGAATATTCCAGCCTTGTAAAGGAACCCTTGATGACCAATCGTGAAACGGAAAAATTGGTAAAAAACACTATTCAGTGATTTTGAGATCGAGGTCCTCTTATTAATTCTTCGAGCAAGACCAAATCTGCCATGCTGTTGATTGGTTGCAATGCACGGGCCATAGGGAACTGTAgcactatttatttattgtcccaATAGGTTAATTAAGTCCAGTAAACCGGTAGTGGATTGAAGTCAGggtaattaacccttgtgtggtgttcataaTTTTGTTAAACAGTCAATGTTCATGGGTCTAGGGTATCCACCACATTACTAGACttttaaaaatcaatacagccataataatttatgtaaaaatacttaacaAATGTAtactttagctcaattaccaatgatacatacatcatttatggttcatatttgccatttacccctgtgagatcacatttatgatcagatgatcatttttgtttttgtgagaaaacaaagaaattcaattataaaaattgaataataGCAACAAGATTTTTGGTCACTATTGGTGCTTACTCCTAAGAACTTAATCAGAACAGCTGATAGtgcttgaaatgtaaaaattgtGTAACTTTGTGTGAGAATAGCAGGTGCAGAAATACAACATAGTTTCATAGCACCTACATTTAAATACACTCCATTTAGGGGGTGTACCATGTGCAGTCATTTAATACAAGTTATCTTTAATGTCCTTCACAGAAAGGTCaatgagtttgagttagaagaaaATAGTATATATTAAATAGATAATAAATAGCATAATTTTTCTTTctgcaaacattgaaaacaggtcCCACAGACCCAAAACACCACAAAAGGGTTAAGTGGAGCAGGTGTTTCAGATGCCGGCTGTGCACTCTGCATCCAGAGTACTCTATCCATGTGATATTTAGTGTTACCATCGGCGTTCACTAAAGCACAGTCTACAAAGCCTTGGGAGTGTTACGCACCATCACACGCATGGTCAAAAGGTTGCGGAAAACTGGGCACATGGAAATTCTTTTTATATCCCGACTTTGGCGAGGAATCTTGCAACAGCAAATTTCCCTCTGCTTCAcacaactttttcttacgtaACAGGTTTTATAAACGAGGCCCCAGGAGCTTATTGATATTATTATTTCGGTAAGAACCAGTCTGGGACCGGTCCCAGTTTAGGACCGATTCTCGATACACATCCGTAATACTAACGACAGGTGAATTTTTAACCGATGTTTACAGTTTAAGTAGTTTGTATTCCGCTCGCCAAGCATCATTCAACACATcccaaaaataatgtaaaacagtCTAGCAACAACCATTGAGAAAGGGTGCGATTGTTTTTCAGGTTCCGAGGGGAGGGCTACCGAGAGGGATTTGATAAAGGGACCCACCGAGGACTGCAAGACGGTCGGCGACATGGAACCGCTCACGGGGCAAAGCTGTCCACTGAGGTGAGTTAGCACAGGGACTCTTCTGCTTTATTCTGCCATATAGGGTTATATGTAGTGTAGTACCTTAACATTACCCATTTACCCAACACACCAGACTGTAGATGTGTCAGTGTACTGTTCATTATCTTTTGGTATAAGTACCATCTACACAGAACTGACATAATTTATCAGACATCCCTCTGTATCCTTAAGTCTGAACTTTAATAAGAACTGGTCACTGACCCTATTATGTATGTGACCATTAGGTTAAACACATGTTCAGTAAGACAGGGTAGGCACCCTGTTAGCCTATTTTATTTAAGAACAAGTCGAGTTGTGTTGCTTTGAATGCATTCAGCTTCTCAGTTTACAGTCTTTCCTTCTCTGACCGACAGATTTCCTTCTATTATGGGTTTGCCGTCACGTGGAAATGTCTCCTCCAAcacaatacaaatgtaaaatcaGGGTATGATCTCCTCAAAAAGATGATTGTCTTGCTTAACTTTTTATTTCTACACTCTGCTGGATGACTTCATATTTTTAATGGTGAGAGTGTCCTAGCTGATAgttttgtctgtatgtgtgtgctgtcAGGAAGCGTATGAAAGCAGTGGAAGCTCTCCTGGGTTTGATCCAAAACTCCCCTCATGATGATCCGCAGTCTGAAAAGCTACAGGAACACATGGAGAGACTTCGTGCCAAGTTCAGACAGGTACTCCATTTATTGGACATTGATAATAGTAAAGCATGTTAGTGCGAcaaagcatttagtgcgacaaagcatttagtgcgacattGGCGAGGAAagacttccttttaggaagaaacctcagacagaccatGATTAaagtgccaccctaatccaaggaaaactgctgggTGTCAAAAACATAAGGGCTCTGGGGAATATGCTCCCAGAGCTAGGTTCGTAACGAGCATTTCTGGGatatggatgcacacaaatggaaagataaaggagagaggagctcagtatgtcaaaggaagtcccccaggagtcttaggctgaatcccatttctctgtcttacccctaccccttacccctaccccttggcccttgaaaccaaggagtaaggggtaggggtgaaaactaggggtgatccgagtacccggctgaaacgagtatccggtacggataaagcacttttggcaagtacaagtgttatacgagtaatgcaagtcaatatccgtgctcggattgaatccTCAGCTgaccgcgcagcgttctgtgatagtcacagcgcctcccctaccacacacacgctcggtcattcacacacacaaacagaacacGGAGACTGCGCTctcggctctctctctctcttctcgtctatctctctctctctctccgctccgtcagtcaatcgggtccgtggatctgttccgttaacgtttagggtttcttcagcttcagtttgtttttaaacttcggtttgtagtacttacatagtaaccagtagatttctggtgaacgtggggtttgtagtccttacatagtcaaccagtagatttctggtgaactggggtttgtagtccttacatagtaaccagtagatttctggtgaacggggtttcagacatgctgctttgtttaaatgccatcccgtctctgccatcggagattttttttttttaactgtcagctgccccgcccccccccccctcctcttctctctctctctcttgtgtctctctctactacacagcacacacacacacacacaccacacacacatcacaatacctggtgtggaaataaaaaaaataaaaaataaccaaaaataaaaaaataacacgatctaaaaaaagaaagttatattgagtatgacaACATCATAATCTgaaacaccactgatctgaatcTTGATGATGCTCGtagtaaatagttttctaatcagcaataaatataacaatttctgatcaacccatatcaattgcatgcttaaaataacataccggttaaagccccgcccatttcaagacaacccgacccacttacgggttaaatctgaccatttCCGGGTTAAGCCCCGCCCAGTTCGATTACAGATACATATACAGATAATACATGTGGTagcagatacagataatgctgtactcgctcatccctagtggaaacatacccctatgaaatgggacaccacttggttacatcaccatacagaattgatcacaaacttccaagatgccgtctctgtctggtgattgtgtgggttttgacaacattgtcatatgtatttatatattttatagttattttatgttcactttggtggtgcagaggcagatgttcttatctgtgtactACTTAGGTTTGTTTGCAAgatgtatacacatgtacagtGCTGCGAAAGTATTGggccccttgaacttttcaaccttttgacacatttcaggcttcaaacataagatataaaaattttattttttgtgaagaatcccCAACAGTGGACAcaatgtgaagtggaacgaaatctttggtatt
The nucleotide sequence above comes from Etheostoma spectabile isolate EspeVRDwgs_2016 chromosome 15, UIUC_Espe_1.0, whole genome shotgun sequence. Encoded proteins:
- the lto1 gene encoding protein LTO1 homolog — encoded protein: MAGGFKEEEDIFDDILLADERFRGEGYREGFDKGTHRGLQDGRRHGTAHGAKLSTEISFYYGFAVTWKCLLQHNTNVKSGKRMKAVEALLGLIQNSPHDDPQSEKLQEHMERLRAKFRQVCSMLSVPADFNDYIKSCEGTSF